A region from the Clostridium beijerinckii genome encodes:
- a CDS encoding PTS galactitol transporter subunit IIB: MKKIIVACGAGVATSTIAIQKIKTGLEKRGLLDKVQITQSTVLELSNEAKNKDLIVTTAMTKEDYGIPVIHGLPFITGIGTEKVMDEIVEKLGL; this comes from the coding sequence ATGAAAAAAATTATAGTAGCATGTGGAGCTGGAGTAGCAACATCAACAATAGCAATTCAAAAAATAAAAACAGGATTAGAAAAAAGAGGATTACTTGATAAAGTTCAAATAACACAATCTACAGTTCTTGAATTGTCTAATGAAGCAAAGAACAAGGATTTAATAGTGACAACAGCTATGACAAAAGAAGATTATGGAATTCCAGTAATTCATGGATTACCTTTTATAACAGGTATTGGAACAGAAAAAGTTATGGATGAGATTGTCGAAAAATTAGGATTATAG
- a CDS encoding PadR family transcriptional regulator produces the protein MENITEMLKGVLEGCVLEIINHEETYGYEITRRLNALGFSDVVDGTVYTILVRLEKNKLVDIEKKPSDMGPPRKFFKLNDTGREELRRFWERWEFVSSKINELKETK, from the coding sequence TTGGAAAATATTACGGAAATGTTAAAGGGTGTGCTGGAAGGCTGCGTCCTTGAAATAATAAACCACGAGGAAACCTACGGTTATGAGATCACGCGGAGGCTGAATGCTCTCGGATTTTCGGACGTTGTGGATGGGACAGTTTACACCATTTTGGTGCGGCTTGAGAAGAATAAACTAGTAGACATAGAAAAAAAACCATCAGATATGGGACCACCACGAAAGTTTTTTAAGCTCAACGACACGGGGCGTGAGGAGCTGAGAAGGTTCTGGGAAAGATGGGAATTCGTATCATCAAAAATTAACGAGTTAAAGGAGACGAAATAA
- a CDS encoding dihydroxy-acid dehydratase → MISQEIRKIAPEMDPLRRGMGWTSEDLAKPQIIIESTFGDSHPGSAHLFNFVNKAVEGVNKSGGKAARYFATDICDGMAQGHDGINYSLVSRDTITSLIEIHANATPFDAGVFISSCDKAVPSHLMAIGRLNIPSIVVTGGVMEAGPDLLTLEQIGAYSAMCQRGEITEEKLTYYKENACPSCGACSFMGTAATMQVMAEALGLMLPGSALMPATCEELEEVSMKAGRQAVELAKMNLRPKDIVTLKSFENAILVHAAISGSSNSLLHLPAIAHEFGLYIDEETFDRIHRDAHYLLNIRPSGKWPAQYFYYAGGVPGIMEEIKHMLHLDEMTVTGKTLGENLEELKTNGYYERCNSHLEKVGLKKEDVIRPFNNPIGTNGSISILKGNIAPEGAVVKHTAVPKEMHTAILKAKPFDSEEEAIDAVLKKVIRPGDAVIIRYEGPKGSGMPEMFYTTEAISSDEELASSIALITDGRFSGASKGPAIGHVSPEAAVGGPIALIEEDDLIEINISERILQVIGIKGKTCSKEEVEKIFEERKKNWKPRKEKYESGVLKIFSEHAVSPMKGGYMK, encoded by the coding sequence ATGATTAGTCAAGAAATAAGAAAAATTGCTCCAGAAATGGATCCTCTTCGTAGGGGAATGGGATGGACAAGTGAGGATTTAGCAAAGCCACAAATTATAATAGAAAGTACTTTTGGAGATAGTCATCCAGGAAGTGCACATCTTTTTAACTTTGTAAACAAGGCAGTAGAGGGCGTTAACAAGTCTGGAGGAAAAGCAGCAAGATATTTTGCAACAGATATTTGTGATGGTATGGCACAAGGGCATGATGGTATAAATTATTCTTTAGTTTCAAGAGATACAATTACTTCGTTAATAGAAATTCATGCAAATGCTACACCATTTGATGCAGGCGTATTTATTTCAAGTTGCGATAAAGCAGTTCCATCACATCTTATGGCAATTGGACGATTGAACATTCCATCTATTGTGGTTACGGGTGGAGTAATGGAAGCTGGTCCAGACTTATTAACTTTAGAACAAATAGGCGCTTATAGTGCAATGTGTCAGCGTGGGGAAATTACAGAAGAAAAGTTAACATATTATAAGGAAAATGCTTGTCCATCTTGTGGAGCATGTTCATTTATGGGAACTGCAGCTACAATGCAAGTAATGGCAGAAGCCCTTGGATTAATGCTTCCAGGTAGTGCACTAATGCCAGCAACTTGTGAAGAATTAGAAGAAGTTTCAATGAAAGCTGGTAGACAAGCTGTTGAATTGGCAAAAATGAATCTTCGTCCAAAAGATATTGTAACACTTAAATCTTTTGAAAACGCGATACTAGTTCATGCAGCAATATCAGGGTCTAGTAATTCACTATTACATTTACCAGCTATAGCTCATGAATTTGGATTATATATTGATGAAGAAACCTTTGATAGAATACACAGAGATGCACATTATTTACTAAATATACGTCCTTCAGGAAAATGGCCAGCACAATATTTCTATTACGCTGGTGGAGTACCTGGAATCATGGAAGAAATAAAGCACATGCTTCACTTAGATGAAATGACTGTAACAGGGAAGACATTAGGAGAAAACTTAGAGGAATTGAAGACGAATGGTTATTATGAAAGATGCAATAGCCATCTTGAAAAAGTAGGTTTAAAGAAAGAAGACGTTATCCGTCCATTTAATAATCCTATTGGAACTAATGGATCAATCTCAATATTAAAAGGAAATATTGCTCCAGAAGGTGCAGTAGTAAAACACACTGCAGTGCCAAAAGAAATGCACACAGCGATACTGAAGGCAAAACCTTTTGATAGTGAAGAAGAAGCAATTGATGCTGTATTAAAGAAAGTAATTCGTCCAGGGGATGCAGTTATTATAAGGTACGAAGGACCAAAGGGAAGTGGAATGCCTGAAATGTTCTATACAACAGAAGCTATTTCTTCAGATGAAGAATTAGCATCAAGTATTGCATTAATAACAGATGGTAGATTCTCAGGAGCCTCTAAAGGACCTGCAATTGGACATGTATCACCAGAAGCAGCTGTAGGTGGGCCTATTGCATTAATTGAAGAAGATGATTTGATTGAGATTAATATTTCAGAAAGAATCTTACAGGTTATAGGAATAAAAGGTAAGACATGTAGCAAAGAGGAAGTAGAAAAAATATTTGAAGAACGTAAGAAAAATTGGAAACCAAGGAAGGAAAAATATGAATCTGGTGTTTTAAAGATTTTCTCGGAACATGCAGTATCTCCTATGAAAGGTGGATACATGAAGTAG
- a CDS encoding FadR family transcriptional regulator — MLGNKEFDNINNSTKSLGEQTSEKIIQLIMNNQWSSGDKLPNEYDLAEMLEVGRSTIREAIKALVSRNILEIRRGSGTFISKKCGVADDPLGLTFVKDKFKLALDLLEVRFMIEPSIASIAATKATEEEIQQMSTLCDEIEALILKGEPYMEKDIEFHTAIAKSSKNLVMVNLIPIINNSIAIFIDITNQKLRSETIETHREILNAIKEHDSNGARDAMLLHLVYNRRNIRSVIQKEKNN; from the coding sequence ATGTTAGGTAATAAAGAGTTTGATAATATAAATAATTCAACAAAATCACTAGGAGAGCAGACATCAGAAAAAATTATTCAATTAATTATGAATAATCAGTGGAGCAGTGGAGATAAACTACCTAATGAATATGATCTTGCTGAGATGCTTGAGGTAGGAAGAAGTACGATTAGAGAAGCTATAAAAGCTTTAGTTTCCCGTAATATATTAGAAATTAGAAGAGGGTCGGGAACTTTTATATCTAAAAAATGTGGAGTTGCAGATGATCCACTAGGGTTGACGTTTGTAAAAGATAAATTTAAATTAGCTCTTGATTTGTTAGAAGTTAGATTTATGATTGAACCATCAATTGCATCTATAGCTGCAACAAAAGCTACAGAGGAAGAAATACAGCAAATGTCTACTTTGTGTGATGAAATAGAAGCGTTGATTTTAAAGGGTGAGCCATATATGGAAAAGGATATAGAATTCCATACGGCTATAGCTAAAAGTAGTAAAAATCTAGTTATGGTAAATTTGATTCCAATTATAAATAATTCTATTGCAATATTTATTGATATTACAAATCAAAAGTTACGTAGTGAAACCATAGAAACACATAGAGAAATTTTAAATGCAATTAAAGAGCATGACTCTAATGGCGCACGTGATGCGATGTTGTTACATCTAGTATATAATCGTAGAAACATCAGAAGTGTTATACAGAAAGAAAAGAATAATTAG
- a CDS encoding NAD(P)/FAD-dependent oxidoreductase, whose protein sequence is MNNTIDLLVIGAGPAGLMTAKTAAELGLKVTVIEKNNNFTQLRRACSAQFILDDGYENEFVKLEDGKILFTKNNFEVNYTGNLVEVKNKYYKSPNGHRIHFALPGQKAFAVKFDKRKLLDDLYKECLDLGVDVRMSTVASGGSDNVDYVSINLKENNNDYTLSAKKVVIAEGANAHLTGLFGFNKGRTNFATALVVKYILEGVSGIEPNSWNLFYGKAFFSNAPIIIGSSLYGDNTFELTISGSANARPDSIYENVINNSPLKKNFENAKLIDKQGCAVKAFSSIKKPYSGNVLVIGDSAAFVEVEVQGGFMCGYHAAKAINDELQGKNGFENYTNWWKDAFEFNSDEYLLVSQGYALVPTYTDGELDYLFGLIEDEVLEGTYSQYKTPKLIWDAILFYKDKIESERPEIYEKIKKMNTMTLTDTFNS, encoded by the coding sequence ATGAATAATACTATTGACTTATTAGTTATTGGTGCAGGACCAGCAGGACTTATGACTGCAAAAACTGCAGCAGAATTAGGATTGAAGGTTACAGTTATTGAAAAAAATAACAATTTCACGCAATTACGTCGAGCATGTTCCGCTCAGTTTATTTTGGATGATGGTTATGAAAACGAATTCGTTAAACTAGAAGATGGTAAAATATTATTTACAAAGAATAATTTTGAAGTTAATTACACTGGAAATTTAGTTGAAGTTAAGAATAAATACTATAAATCTCCAAATGGTCACAGAATTCATTTTGCTCTTCCAGGCCAAAAAGCATTTGCTGTGAAATTTGATAAACGAAAACTTCTTGATGATTTATATAAGGAATGTTTAGATTTAGGCGTTGACGTTAGAATGTCAACTGTGGCATCTGGAGGCTCTGATAATGTTGACTACGTAAGCATAAATCTAAAAGAAAATAATAATGACTATACTTTAAGTGCAAAAAAAGTTGTCATTGCTGAGGGTGCAAATGCACATTTAACAGGCTTATTTGGTTTCAATAAGGGTAGAACTAACTTTGCTACAGCTCTCGTAGTAAAATATATACTTGAAGGCGTATCAGGAATTGAACCTAATAGCTGGAATCTTTTTTATGGAAAAGCATTTTTCTCTAATGCACCAATAATTATTGGGTCTAGCTTATATGGAGATAACACTTTTGAACTAACAATTTCAGGTTCTGCAAATGCAAGACCAGATTCAATTTATGAAAATGTTATTAATAACAGCCCACTTAAAAAGAATTTTGAAAATGCTAAGTTAATAGATAAACAAGGCTGTGCTGTAAAAGCTTTCTCATCAATTAAAAAACCTTATAGTGGTAATGTTCTTGTAATTGGTGATAGTGCTGCCTTTGTTGAAGTTGAAGTTCAAGGTGGATTTATGTGTGGATATCATGCAGCAAAAGCAATAAATGATGAGCTTCAAGGAAAGAATGGTTTTGAAAATTATACTAATTGGTGGAAAGATGCTTTTGAATTTAACAGTGACGAATATCTTCTAGTATCTCAAGGTTATGCACTTGTACCAACATATACTGATGGTGAACTTGATTATCTTTTTGGTCTTATTGAAGATGAAGTATTAGAAGGTACTTATAGTCAATATAAAACTCCAAAACTTATTTGGGATGCAATTTTATTCTATAAGGACAAAATTGAAAGTGAAAGACCTGAAATATATGAAAAAATCAAAAAAATGAACACTATGACTTTAACAGATACGTTTAATAGTTAA
- a CDS encoding NAD(P)/FAD-dependent oxidoreductase, whose product MENMVDLIVVGAGPAGLMTAKRAAELGLKVTVIELKKDIANVKRACSAQFVTDEGYENETVKIEDNKIIFTKNGFHVNYTGQLLNIIDHYHHSPSGHKIHFAHPDHRPVAIKFDKGHLLSDLWKDCEKLGVELMLETIAYGGKDLGDHVRVDIKKNKETSSILGKKLVIAEGVNAKLTGVFGLNKGRTHYGTPLVFSCIMEGTTGFEPQSWNQFYGSKYHPFAEVMIESTIEGNDAIELTIMGTKDLRPDVLFEKLINESPMSHHFANAHVIERRGCAVKSYDSQKTPYSGNVLVIGDSAAHIETIVQGALMCGYNAANAINDELKGINGFEKYTSWWVEAFDFNRTGPLEFVKLYGSLGMRPKYSDEELDYMFSLVEGELVNGNFSQFEVPKNVWKAILSHKAQIQSENPTLFDKIKNIDELNDEGKLN is encoded by the coding sequence ATGGAAAATATGGTTGATTTAATCGTAGTTGGTGCAGGACCAGCAGGACTAATGACTGCAAAAAGAGCAGCAGAATTGGGTTTAAAAGTAACAGTCATTGAACTAAAGAAAGATATTGCAAATGTAAAACGTGCATGCTCGGCTCAATTTGTTACAGATGAAGGATATGAAAATGAAACTGTTAAAATAGAGGATAACAAAATAATATTTACTAAGAATGGTTTTCATGTAAATTATACTGGACAATTATTAAATATTATTGACCACTACCATCACTCTCCAAGCGGTCATAAAATACATTTTGCCCATCCAGATCATAGACCAGTTGCTATAAAGTTCGATAAAGGACATCTTCTTTCGGATTTATGGAAAGATTGCGAAAAATTAGGTGTGGAATTAATGTTAGAAACTATTGCATATGGAGGAAAAGACTTAGGTGACCATGTAAGAGTAGACATTAAAAAGAATAAAGAAACTTCTTCTATTTTAGGAAAGAAATTAGTTATTGCTGAGGGTGTCAATGCAAAATTGACTGGGGTATTTGGTCTTAATAAAGGAAGAACTCACTATGGCACACCTTTGGTATTTAGCTGTATTATGGAAGGTACCACTGGGTTTGAACCACAAAGCTGGAATCAATTCTATGGAAGTAAATATCATCCTTTTGCAGAAGTAATGATTGAATCTACTATTGAAGGTAATGATGCTATTGAACTTACCATTATGGGGACTAAAGATTTAAGACCTGATGTTCTTTTTGAAAAACTCATTAATGAAAGCCCAATGAGCCATCATTTTGCTAATGCCCATGTCATAGAAAGAAGAGGATGTGCCGTTAAGTCTTATGATTCACAAAAAACACCATACAGTGGTAATGTACTTGTAATTGGTGATAGTGCAGCTCATATTGAGACTATTGTTCAGGGAGCATTAATGTGTGGCTACAATGCAGCAAATGCCATAAATGATGAACTTAAGGGCATAAATGGTTTTGAGAAATATACAAGCTGGTGGGTTGAGGCATTTGATTTTAATCGTACTGGTCCTCTTGAATTTGTTAAGCTATATGGTAGTTTAGGCATGAGGCCAAAATACTCAGATGAAGAACTTGACTATATGTTTTCTTTAGTTGAAGGCGAATTAGTTAATGGAAACTTCAGTCAGTTTGAAGTCCCTAAAAACGTATGGAAGGCAATTTTATCTCATAAGGCTCAAATTCAAAGTGAAAACCCAACTTTATTTGATAAGATAAAGAATATTGATGAATTGAATGATGAAGGAAAACTTAATTAA